Proteins from one Pectinophora gossypiella chromosome 19, ilPecGoss1.1, whole genome shotgun sequence genomic window:
- the LOC126375497 gene encoding gastric triacylglycerol lipase-like, whose protein sequence is MRLPLIIVLISTIQFANCRHTTKWKRSVYESISNKIVDTKNYVVKQARNLKDFTIGTANDTINSVKSFVSRTSSRVYNFVDDGTNAVKNKFKHYIHDAQKTTTSLYDIIAPNKTSYECSDTNTDNYMTTSELIRQHGYHSESHTIMTEDGYLLTVHRIPFSSQNPNHENTKKTVLLHHGILGSSADWVIPGPNKSLAYLLSDAGYDVWMANVRGNTYSRGHVHRNIDSYAFWNFSFHEVAQYDLPAVIDFIIEKKGSDVEINYVGFSMGTTVLFAMLSTKTEYNNVLRTGFALAPITYVKQIKSPFKLLSKFGNNLEYFMKLVGVNEFLPRNFLVRYMAKHYCKVTDVEEALCEMSMFLLCGHDKEHFNRTLAPMILGHVPAGTSTKTLAHYAQEINNKGRFQQFDYGAEGNMREYGTKTPPEYPLYKVTLPITLFSAHDDWLSSVRDGVDLYKQLSNPVEHYIVPSSHFNHIDFLFARDARPLVYDKLLQMLDQSYEVHDIHATIE, encoded by the coding sequence ATGAGGCTCCCGTTAATAATAGTGCTTATTTCAACAATACAATTTGCCAATTGTCGGCATACaacgaagtggaagagaagtgtTTACGAATCAATATCAAACAAAATAGTAGATACGAAAAATTATGTTGTGAAACAAGCAAGAAATTTAAAAGACTTTACAATTGGGACGGCAAATGACACGATAAATTCTGTAAAATCATTCGTTTCCCGAACATCAAGTAGAGTATACAATTTTGTAGACGATGGAACAAACGCCGTGAAAAACAAGTTCAAGCATTATATACATGATGCGCAGAAGACAACCACATCCTTATACGATATCATAGCACCAAACAAAACCAGCTATGAATGCTCAGACACAAATACTGATAACTATATGACCACATCAGAACTGATCAGACAACACGGTTACCATTCTGAATCACATACCATTATGACGGAAGACGGATATCTTCTCACGGTACACAGAATACCATTTTCCAGTCAGAATCCTAATCATGAAAACACTAAAAAGACTGTATTACTTCACCATGGTATACTCGGGAGTTCAGCCGACTGGGTGATCCCTGGACCTAACAAAAGTCTCGCGTATCTTCTATCTGATGCTGGATATGACGTTTGGATGGCAAACGTTAGAGGCAATACATATTCAAGAGGACACGTGCACAGAAATATTGACAGTTACGCATTCTGGAACTTCTCATTTCATGAAGTCGCGCAGTATGACTTGCCAGCCGTTATCGACTTCATTATCGAGAAGAAAGGTAGCGACGTAGAAATTAATTACGTTGGATTCTCCATGGGGACTACTGTGCTGTTTGCCATGCTCTCAACTAAAACAGAGTACAACAATGTCTTGAGAACTGGGTTTGCTTTAGCTCCCATCACCTatgtgaaacaaataaaaagccCATTTAAACTTTTGAGCAAGTTTGGTAACAATTTGGAATACTTTATGAAACTTGTTGGAGTTAATGAATTTTTGCCCAGAAACTTCTTAGTAAGATACATGGCAAAGCATTACTGCAAAGTGACTGACGTTGAAGAAGCTCTCTGCGAAATGTCCATGTTTTTACTATGTGGTCATGATAAAGAACATTTTAACCGAACTCTGGCACCGATGATACTGGGGCATGTGCCAGCGGGTACGTCAACGAAGACTTTGGCCCATTATGctcaagaaataaataacaaaggaAGATTTCAGCAATTTGATTACGGCGCTGAAGGCAATATGAGAGAATATGGAACTAAAACACCCCCAGAATACCCGCTTTATAAAGTAACATTGCCAATAACTCTGTTTAGTGCTCATGATGACTGGCTTTCAAGTGTACGTGATGGTGTTGATCTGTACAAACAGTTATCGAATCCTGTGGAACATTATATTGTACCAAGTAGTCATTTTAATCATATAGATTTCCTATTCGCTCGAGACGCTCGTCCCCTAGTCTACGATAAGTTGCTACAGATGCTAGATCAATCATATGAAGTCCATGACATACACgcgaccatagaataa